One Mesorhizobium loti genomic window carries:
- a CDS encoding RpiR family transcriptional regulator — MSIREELANTTLAFTSAEEKIVQVLLADYPMSGLGTATRLARRAGVSDPSVTRLMTKLGYVGFADFQARLLTEVESRLHSPLLMMEAKRPGGSSEGTALAYFHSVSDSLERTRTAVPLQAYTRAVNLLLETKGQVVLLGGRFSRHIASMLAGYLLQFRSGVRDIGSLSPADFDLLIDLGKRDLLVVFDYRRYQSDVVRFAQQAHERGVSVLLFTDVWLSPIAEIADLTMVAAIDANSPFDTLATAVAQMETVFAHALEGHGAGVRKRIEDIEKIRSANAVTLDAALSPDSETAKPKAPRK; from the coding sequence GGCGTTCACCTCGGCGGAAGAAAAGATCGTTCAGGTCCTGCTTGCCGATTATCCGATGTCGGGGCTGGGAACAGCAACCCGGCTGGCACGCCGGGCCGGGGTCAGCGACCCCAGCGTGACACGGCTGATGACCAAGCTCGGCTATGTCGGCTTTGCCGATTTCCAGGCGCGCCTGCTCACCGAAGTGGAGTCCAGGCTGCATTCGCCGCTGCTGATGATGGAGGCCAAACGTCCGGGCGGCTCCAGCGAAGGCACGGCGCTCGCCTATTTCCACTCGGTTTCCGACAGCCTGGAGCGCACGCGCACGGCGGTGCCGCTGCAGGCCTATACGCGCGCGGTCAATTTGCTGCTCGAGACCAAGGGCCAGGTCGTGCTGCTGGGCGGCCGTTTCAGCCGGCATATTGCCTCCATGCTTGCCGGCTATCTCCTGCAATTCCGCTCCGGCGTGCGCGACATCGGTTCGCTGAGCCCCGCCGATTTCGATCTTCTGATCGACCTCGGCAAGCGTGACCTCCTCGTCGTCTTCGACTACCGCCGCTACCAGTCGGACGTGGTGCGCTTTGCGCAACAGGCGCATGAACGCGGCGTCTCCGTATTGCTGTTCACCGATGTGTGGCTGTCGCCGATCGCTGAGATCGCCGACCTGACCATGGTCGCGGCGATCGATGCCAATTCGCCGTTCGACACGCTGGCCACCGCCGTCGCCCAGATGGAGACGGTCTTTGCCCATGCGCTGGAAGGCCATGGCGCAGGCGTGCGCAAGCGCATCGAGGACATTGAGAAGATCCGCAGCGCCAATGCCGTCACGCTCGATGCCGCCCTATCGCCGGACAGCGAGACCGCCAAACCCAAAGCCCCAAGGAAATAG